Genomic window (Culex pipiens pallens isolate TS chromosome 3, TS_CPP_V2, whole genome shotgun sequence):
tttgaaggtctgtaccgagctccaggatgctccaaacttcaatgttatatataccaaaagatgcgcaaggatctggcctatacgccagtgatgtttttggtaaacgcattagtggccaaaatgcctcaaaaagtgacatttttgaaaaaatctttttttacgggttaaatcccatttaaaattgaagggcggagcgccagctcctgttacgtccaatcaagcttttatttgggatttaggctcagtatgcccaccggaacaaacccctgaatgcccgccaaaaagtcatttttgttacatcctaatacacACACACTCGTGTGGTGGAGGTTAGTGGTTCATCCCAGCGGAAATAAATCAAAAGTGGTGATAAGTGATTTTTAAGGTATGCAGGAAGTGGAACTTTACAAGACTCGTCACTGTTCATGTTTCGTGAGAGTGGATGCATTTGGGGATGTTTTGTGATGAATTGTGGGATCATTTGTAGATACATTTGGTCTGAAAGCTTCCACGATCTTTATTACCAAAATTTTCCAGAAAACTATtcataatattaaataaaaaataatgtttaaagattattaaatattttggtTTTGGTGGAATTGTTTCGAATTCTCCCTCAAGCTGTGCGTCGAATATCTCGAATAACTCTCAAAATTTACAACAATGTTGTTTCCGGAATGAGTCTCCGCACTGTCAAATTTTGGCAAGAGTCACTTTCAGAAAGGAGTGTGCTTTTCCGCTTTCGGAGCATAGTTTTGGCAGAGAACTTTGAAGTGTAGCAGCAAAGTGATACGCTACCACTTGTATACGGTGGTGGTTTCAATGCGAAACAAGTCACGAGAGCAACTTTTGAGCTGACAGCTCTTGCACTTCCGATTCCGGGaaggaattttgtttttgatgaagCACTTTGGGCTggtaaaagttttgttttcgcTGGAAAGTGTGCTTGATGGCATTTATTTAGATTTCTTCATGATTTTATCTACGAAACATCAAGTGGGCtgcaagaaattcaaagaaataatCATGATTACATGTTTTCCAAAGAATTTTAAGTTGAGTTCAGAATAAAGAATTGCAATTTTTGCGTAATTTTCTTTGATCATTCCATTATTGACAAAACTATTCTGCTGTCCTTCTTTCCAGGTCAACGCATCACCACAATCCAGCTGGACGGTGTTCAATACTTTGTAAGCCGGATGAACCCGTACTCCCCCGAGCTTAACTACTTCCTGGCCTACCAGTACTGCCGCTCCCTGGGACTCCAGCTGGCCTCGTTCGAAACCAAGGAGAAGGTCGAATCGATGACTCAGTACCTGCAGAATGCCGGTTTGTACCCACCCCGACCCAAATCCTACTTTGGACTTTTATTCACTCAAAAACCACTTCGTTtaatcccccccccccacagGCTACAGCAAGTACAACTTCTGGACGTCCGGAAACCGGCTCGGCACCGGAATGTTCCTCTGGATGAGCACGGGGCTGCCGTTCAACGCCACCTTCGACTACTTCGAGAAGTCGTCGGACGCCTCGACCGGCCTGGACCCGCTGGACCACAACAGCAACACCTCGCCCCAGCGCACCGCCCGCGACAGGTTAGTTGGGGGTCCGGGGATGGCATATCGGGGTTAAATCCAGTTATaggttggaaacatgataaaaatcTAATCAGCAACACTTTTTTTGAGAGCGATCAGAAAGCGAatgcgaatgaaatttgtatggaaattacaaTGAGGAAACTTGCAGGGTTAGTTAAAATCTCAGTAACCTTTCAAAagggcataacttttgatgtaaaGTTACGCCctataaaaaacaacaaaaaaattaacgttttgcatattttcaaacgaaaaaaaaaaacaattatatttttggagcccattttcacaaaatgatgGCAATTTTACGGAGCCCTCAGTTGTCATCAAAAGCTAGGTAAacgctcaaaatttaaatataatagaaatccatttttttatctGGTGCCTTTCtacatacacattttttttaaacaaatttgtgtttctttgataattttgattcaCAGCTGAAGCAGAAACAATGTGGAAAGGCATCAAgtttttatatcaaaactttcaaaactaaTATTCTTTTTAATTGTTGTCAGTTTAGTACTCTATCAAACACTGAATACacgctaaattttaaaatttggagttGTGCACCAGAGCTTCAACAGCAAAATAAGAGACTTTTTTCGATACCGACAAAAACTCAATCATTAcacaatcaaaatttcattgcaaatatttatgtaaaattgattggcatctgagcaattctctgagatttcggtcattcgtttctttattgtatttttttatcctgctgaaacatttttggtaccttcggtatgcccaaagaagccattttgcatcattagtttgtccatataattttccagacaaatttggcagctgtccatacaaaaatgatgcatgaaaattcaaacacctgtatcttttgaagaaactttgatcgatttggtgtcttcggcaaagttgtaggtatggataaggactcctctgaaaaaaaatgatacacggtaaacaaattttgctgatttttaattgcactttttgtcgctaaaattttatttcaaaggaaaaactatttttattttttttctgatatgttttaggggacatcaaatgccaacatttcagaaatttccagaacgaaaaaaatattttcaaaattttttaatcaagactaacatttaaaaagggccaaatattcaataaaacgccctttttaaatgttagtcttagttcaaaaattttaaaagtatttttttcgacaagattggaaaatttcacgaatgtttcatattttaacattgataatcggaccattagttgctgagatatcgatgtgagaaaatggtgggttgtttgagtgagacttagaaaacatcagttttcctgtttttaaacacttgcatggcaatatttcagcaactaggGGTCGTATTaccaagttcaaaaaagcaaaacatagaaaattttctaagctctccaaaattttttttttcaaatgtgagcaaacatgtgaactaattaaaaaaaatgaaaaactgcgactatttttaaaaaaagtcatctaaaaatggccttaacttaaaaacggtgcactttatcaaaatttcactgaaatattttttgattgcaaatttgattttacatcgaaaaatgaagttgaaaaatttttgcgaccaatatttcaatttcttgaaaaaatcagtcttgattcgaaaattcataacccGGTCaaggattttttgcacaacctggaaatttctgaaaatgccaagttttcagaaattttcaggtgtCCTCTAATAcatataaaacaaattaaaaatagtgtttttttttgcaaatcaagttttagtgacaaaaagttaaataaaaaatcaccaaaattttaataccgtgtatcattttttttttcagtgtagtccgtatccatacctacaactttgccgaagacaataaattgatcagaaaattcattcaaaagatacagatttttgaaatttcacatatcatttttgtatgaacagctgccaaatttgtatggaaaattttatgaacgaactaatgatgcaaaatagcttctttgggcataccaaaggcaccaaaaaagtttcagtcggattaaaaaatacaaaaaaatcgaatgaccgaaatctgagaaaactgctctaaacttatatttttatataatttaattgttttgatattggctacagcgtccaaacatatttcgattgaaaattgatgtttaaatTCACCAGATAACACAGTTTTAACAATAATTATGCAAACTTATATCCAATTAATTAATAAAACAAGATggggtgtccgggtttcgaagcgtccgggaattcgaatcgtGACGTTACCGAAGGGaccaaaaaagtttctgccggaataaaaaatacgaaagttgaaaaaaaaaatgttgatgttattttacctcaatttttgatgaaaaagggAAGTTTGggtttgcaagtttttttttttgcgaaatccGTCAAAAAGCAATTTTGTGACTATGCTAACTATGCCACGAAAGGTTTTTATACCAGCAAATTTGCGTATGTCATTGATATTTATAGACTTTGGATTAAACggaataatgaaaaaataattaatgctAAAAAATAAAGTCCAATCGAAAAATAGCAAACATTCCGCCAGAATCAGATAGACtaaaaaagcaaacaattttGATAGAAACGTTCATTCGTATTCGTAGAACACTCAATTCTCATTTATCTTTTTGCTTTGATTGATAgcgaaaacaaaacatttaattcATTGCTGTGAAACAAAgggacccgggcagacggtaataacaaaattcatgccatttcaataacaaatactgttaaaataacagaaagtgttatgaatTCTACatgaaaattccatttttgcataagagttgaataacactttatgttatcataacaaaatttgttattggtctgatattgattgatacccaaaacaactttagaataacattttttgttatgaaagaataactccaactgttattgggatgatcggattagttgttaaaataacaaaaaaaaaatgacaaagatttgtttgaagaataacttaaaatgttattagtctgttattacaataacaatccaataacaaaaaattcataacgacgaaaaacaaatcttgttataaataacacaaaatgttattggcttagtattttcaaatatcaaaaaatgttattttaaagttattaccgtctgctcggggatgCAATAAAGCATGGGCTTCAAACGAttccaatttatttattttttacaatttcattaaacttttttgttgaaTGATTCAATGATATAAGACcgttaaaaaacattaaatttaggGTTTGAGTTGGGAAAATCCTCGCACCATTCAATTCACAAATAATCtctaatcaaacttttttccgtCCCATCTGCTCTCCTCTTTCCCCCTTCAGCAGCAGCGGCATCGAGCGGGGATGTGTCCATCTGAAGGCGCCCTCGCTCCGGTGGGAACCTGAGGACTGCCTCGCGGTCAAGGACTTTATCTGCGAGCAGACCCGATGCTACTACTACAACTACGGCAGCATCCCTGTTTCGTCCGCGCAGGGGTAAATattcacccacacacacacactatcacACATCCCCTCAAAACGCACGTACAccctcacacaaacacacacacataccagTTCCCAACTACTTACTACAACtacaacaaaaacaacgaaTGAATAAAACAAACGGCTCAAGCAAATCCGCTAAATTGAAACAACGTCACAAACGCATTTACCAattatcaacaacaacaacatcagcaacaacagcaaaaaaaagaacaaaagttGCCAATAAAAATAAGCCCCTTTTATTCGTCTCCACTGGTGAACGCGGATCCAAACAATCAAAAcagagcacacaaaaaaaagcgcaatcgcaaaaattaattaaataaagtaATCTGAGCGATAGAGTGCTCGGAGATCACCGGTCTTCGCTGGAGTGAGGAAAAAGTTCAATCAACAGGACTGAaagaaagtatttaaaaatagataaaaacaaCCAACCCCAGTGAAGAGataaaagaagaaaataaaaccGAAAGAGCTTATAATTGACAACCGACACGTTTGATGCGAAAATAGTAACTTAATAACAGTACCGATTTCAAAGCGATATAGAAGAGATTATTCCGAtagcaaaaagcaaaattcaacCAATAGGTGAGCTAACGCCATTTCCACCACCTTTATGTTATTTTCCTTCCATAATTGTCCATCATCTGTATGTatatatgcatttttttttgtttcctccACTAACACACTCTCATCACTCATTGccattcattttcatttttatttttccgctGCAGAACAGAAGCAATTAATTTTCCACTGATACTTTATTTTTAATACCGTCGAAACCGGGCACCGAGCTGACTGGTTTGTTGTTGACACTTTTATGGGTTCGTGTTTTCTTTTGAATTGCtgattaaatatttattgagttACGCGCTTTTCATCGGATCATTAAATACCTCGAGCGTACTTAAAAAAAGCGATTGATTTCTTTATAATACCGTTTGATGGAGGAGTTTTCGGAATTTATCATCAGTCAGTTTCAAAAGGTTaaatccaaataatttaaaaacaaaatctcccaaatagttgttaaaatttatgaattcatttGTCGCATTTTAGTAGGCATTACTTGctcgttaaaaaataatataaaatgatttgaaaaaatatgttattttttttatttatcatttcCAAATatgcaaacacacaaaaacacaaatgggtttttaaaccattttttaaacatttactaCGTTCCACGGtttttaatcgataaaattatcgtcgggacgataacgataatctatcgttatcgttattgttATTTCGATAGTTCTATCGGCAATAATCTAATCGGCGGACGGTAACTCATTTTTATAATCTTTCTTAAAATGACTTAATCCATAAATATCATGTTAAATGTTGAATGCATtcgcttaaaatatttaaggccgttgcaaatatttttcaaagtttatgtcggggAGGggggcttcaaaattggtctgaaaaatcagggggcaaaaaaatatttttccaaaaaacttcaaaatttccatgaaaatagtgGTCTAAAACAATCTTATATGAATTTTTctacattgataatcatatttagcatgtttgagcttgttttaaaatgttttgaatttttataaaatcctaatgtacagcaccgcaaaaaatttatttttcgaaaaatataaaattttcgtctatacatagatattttgtaaattaatgatggcaaaacgactggacaggtgtataatgcattttacaccactttttcaataaaatgttgaaaccatggctcgtaatttaattttttcttcttttttattgttttattgatttgccccccccccccctccccacccTCTACtatggtcagagtcgagggacctaaacatcaaaaaatatttgcaacggcctaagtttcaaagcataaatactaaatttttcacaaaataccgtatttttttaatatactcaatttgtttaatgaatttacaatatgggtatcaaacgattcgaaattttggatGCATTTCAactgtttaaagtttttgaataaaaaaaaaaaatatgatttgcaatatgggcatcaaacaatttcaaattttgcaaacaatttcaaattttgcatacattttcactgttttagagtcttttgaatgaaatactcaaatttttgcaaaattccgtattttctcgaaaatactcaatttttttataattcgcaatataagtttgaaacaaattcgaaattttgcatacattacactgttttagagtattttgaataaaatactaaaattttcacaaaataccatattttcatttttttaatttgcaatgcgggtatcaaacgattcgaaattttgcataaattttaactttttaagagttttttgaatgaaatactaaaattttcacaaaataccgtattttctcaaaaatactaaaTGTTTTATTGTTCTCAATATGGATATTGAACAATTCcaaattttgcatacattttcactgttttagagtattttgaaagaaatactcaaattttcacaaaataccgtattttatcgaaaacactcaaattttaataattggcaatatgggtatcaaacaattcgAAATTGTGTgtacattttcactgttttagagttttttttgaataaaatactaaaattttcacaaaataccatattttcattttttttttgaatttacaatacgggtatcaagcaattccaaattttgcataaatttaaactttttaagagtttttttaatgaaatactaaattttttacaaaataccgtattttctcaaaaatactaaaaaatttattgttctcaatatgggtatcaaacgattcgaaattttgcatgtattttcactgttttaaagttttttgaatgaaatactcaaaatcaaTCGAAATATTCTTTAAGTgctaaaatttttatgatttgcaatatgtatcaaacaaagcgaaattttacctgatttttcattcaaaaatctccaaaacagttaaaatacatgcaaaatcgtttgataccattacgaattatacaaatttttatactttaaacaaaaacggaattttgtgattttttttagagcaattccatgccaaatagggaatcggttgtacccgaccctctccgatttcaatgaaactttgtagacatgttatcctacgcttatataagccatttttatgtatatggagccagttccacacgatgatgacatttgagaagggcgtaagtgttttaaatatttttgtaattcggaatataaatatttctgtatctcgaagccgttgcatcgtatcaaaagtggtcaaagacaaacttgtaggaaatttgacgggcttttcgataaaaatacactgaaagaaaaaaacactcaacttttatgagattttttgatttttaagtttaaatgtcaaatttgagggggagcccacgattttttttcattcaaaatttttgtgaagatagcctaagatgttacaaaaagactcacgaaaaatgcaggatggagcatctcacctaaaagaatacaaaaatcatttactgaaactgtttttttgaaaagtgctctaaacgtcaaaattttcaaaatccgaatacgggaatcgattttccagacaattttatataaaagtctccatattgactactgtcctaagtccaatccttgtgaagttgcagcggttttaaaaataaaaatgttgaaaaaaatggttttttgatggtttttggcaatttctatatgaccgacttgatttttctgtctcgaaaatatttttaccg
Coding sequences:
- the LOC120417067 gene encoding uncharacterized protein LOC120417067 isoform X5 is translated as MKSIILCVSFMLACVAGQRITTIQLDGVQYFVSRMNPYSPELNYFLAYQYCRSLGLQLASFETKEKVESMTQYLQNAGYSKYNFWTSGNRLGTGMFLWMSTGLPFNATFDYFEKSSDASTGLDPLDHNSNTSPQRTARDSSGIERGCVHLKAPSLRWEPEDCLAVKDFICEQTRCYYYNYGSIPVSSAQG
- the LOC120417067 gene encoding uncharacterized protein LOC120417067 isoform X4, which translates into the protein MKSIILCVSFMLACVAGQRITTIQLDGVQYFVSRMNPYSPELNYFLAYQYCRSLGLQLASFETKEKVESMTQYLQNAGYSKYNFWTSGNRLGTGMFLWMSTGLPFNATFDYFEKSSDASTGLDPLDHNSNTSPQRTARDSSSGIERGCVHLKAPSLRWEPEDCLAVKDFICEQTRCYYYNYGSIPVSSAQG